In a genomic window of Occallatibacter riparius:
- a CDS encoding HesB/IscA family protein: MAAPTGPATGIQVTERAVKKIRAAMAKEGISPEEGGLRLGVLGGGCSGLSYSIKFDTRPRERDRVYEFDGVRVFVDPKSFLYLHGMTLDYEETLMRQGFNFVNPNSSRSCGCGSSFSS; encoded by the coding sequence ATGGCCGCGCCAACCGGTCCGGCTACCGGCATCCAGGTCACGGAACGGGCAGTGAAGAAGATCCGCGCGGCCATGGCCAAGGAGGGCATTTCGCCGGAAGAAGGCGGCCTGCGCCTCGGCGTGCTTGGCGGTGGCTGCTCGGGGCTTTCGTATTCGATCAAGTTCGACACTCGCCCCCGCGAGCGCGACCGCGTCTACGAGTTCGACGGAGTGCGTGTTTTCGTCGATCCCAAATCGTTTCTCTATCTGCACGGCATGACGCTCGACTACGAAGAGACACTCATGCGGCAAGGGTTCAACTTCGTCAACCCGAACTCCTCGCGTTCTTGCGGCTGCGGTTCGTCCTTCTCGTCGTAG
- a CDS encoding carboxypeptidase-like regulatory domain-containing protein — translation MPAVTSMRIGALWICAWMISAGAMAAQTPGILRGKVLDPSEAVVGQAHVLIHSERPGSYKRTIATNQWVDTDGAGSFEAQLAPGVYDVCVMFSIFLPSCSRIEIKTEGVTMRTIKMKVDPKLRSVE, via the coding sequence ATGCCGGCAGTAACGTCCATGCGGATCGGCGCGTTGTGGATTTGTGCATGGATGATTAGTGCCGGGGCGATGGCGGCTCAAACTCCGGGCATTCTCAGGGGCAAGGTCCTCGATCCGTCGGAAGCTGTCGTTGGACAGGCACACGTTCTGATTCATTCCGAGCGTCCTGGTTCTTATAAACGCACGATAGCAACCAACCAATGGGTGGATACGGATGGGGCGGGGAGCTTTGAAGCACAACTTGCCCCCGGGGTCTACGATGTCTGCGTGATGTTCTCAATATTCTTGCCCTCTTGCAGCAGAATTGAGATCAAGACAGAGGGAGTGACGATGCGCACCATCAAGATGAAAGTAGACCCAAAGCTAAGGTCGGTCGAATGA
- the iscU gene encoding Fe-S cluster assembly scaffold IscU encodes MAYSDKVVDHYNNPRNVGTLDKASQEVGTGLVGAPECGDVMRLQIKVNPETQVIEEAKFKTFGCGSAIASSSLATEWIKGRTVEDALAIKNTDIVKELSLPPVKIHCSVLAEDAIRAAIGDWKKKNGVPEGEHATVPAAQ; translated from the coding sequence ATGGCATACAGCGACAAGGTGGTCGACCACTACAACAATCCGCGCAACGTGGGTACGCTCGACAAAGCCTCGCAGGAAGTCGGCACCGGCCTCGTCGGCGCCCCTGAGTGCGGCGATGTCATGCGCCTGCAGATCAAGGTGAACCCCGAAACGCAAGTCATCGAAGAAGCCAAGTTCAAGACCTTCGGCTGCGGCTCGGCAATTGCCAGCTCTTCGCTCGCCACCGAATGGATCAAGGGCCGCACGGTGGAAGACGCCCTGGCCATCAAGAACACTGACATCGTGAAGGAGCTTTCGCTTCCTCCGGTGAAGATTCACTGCTCGGTGCTCGCTGAAGACGCTATCCGCGCCGCCATCGGCGACTGGAAGAAGAAGAACGGCGTGCCGGAAGGCGAACACGCAACGGTTCCTGCGGCGCAGTAG
- a CDS encoding IscS subfamily cysteine desulfurase, producing MSTVSSQVEVPAGVTLPIYMDNHATSPLDPRVLEAMMPFFTSKFGNAASRNHSFGWEAEQAVEIAREQIAKLIGATPKEIIFTSGATESNNLAIKGIAEMYRERGNHIITQVTEHKAVLDTCKRLEKYGYRVTYLPVKADGLIDLEDLKRAIDDKTILVTIMAANNEIGVLQPIREIGKICHEKGIIFHTDAVQIIGKVPFNVIEDNVDVASISAHKVYGPKGVGALYVRRRNPRVQIAAQIDGGGHERGMRSGTLNVPGIVGLGKACEIAREDMATEAAYLTKLRDRLKDKLESELDYIHINGSWEHRLPGNLNMSFVYVEGESLLMGINDVAVSSGSACTSATLEPSYVLKALGLGDDVAHSSIRFGLGRFNTEAEVDYVAAKVIDIVKHLRELSPLYEMVKDGIDLTKIEWQAH from the coding sequence ATGAGTACAGTTTCAAGCCAAGTGGAAGTGCCGGCGGGAGTGACCCTGCCCATCTACATGGATAACCACGCCACCAGCCCTCTCGATCCGCGGGTGCTGGAAGCGATGATGCCCTTTTTCACCAGCAAGTTCGGCAACGCCGCCAGCCGCAACCACTCCTTCGGATGGGAGGCCGAGCAGGCTGTCGAAATCGCACGCGAGCAGATCGCCAAGCTCATCGGAGCCACGCCGAAGGAAATCATTTTTACTTCCGGCGCCACCGAGAGCAATAACCTGGCCATCAAGGGCATCGCGGAGATGTACCGCGAGCGCGGCAACCACATCATCACGCAGGTCACTGAGCACAAAGCCGTTCTGGACACCTGCAAGCGCCTCGAAAAGTACGGCTATCGCGTCACCTACCTGCCGGTGAAGGCAGACGGCCTCATCGACCTTGAAGATCTGAAGCGCGCCATCGACGACAAGACCATCCTCGTCACCATCATGGCTGCCAACAACGAAATCGGCGTCCTGCAGCCCATTCGCGAGATCGGCAAGATCTGCCATGAAAAGGGCATCATCTTCCATACTGACGCGGTGCAGATCATCGGCAAGGTCCCCTTCAACGTCATTGAGGACAACGTCGACGTCGCCTCCATCTCGGCGCACAAGGTATACGGGCCCAAGGGCGTAGGTGCCCTCTATGTTCGCCGGCGCAACCCCCGCGTGCAGATTGCCGCCCAGATCGACGGTGGCGGCCACGAGCGTGGCATGCGCTCCGGCACTCTCAACGTCCCCGGCATCGTCGGTCTCGGCAAGGCTTGCGAGATTGCGCGCGAGGACATGGCAACAGAAGCGGCCTATCTCACAAAGCTGCGCGATCGCCTGAAGGACAAGCTGGAGTCAGAACTTGACTACATCCACATCAACGGCTCGTGGGAGCATCGCTTGCCCGGCAACCTCAACATGAGCTTCGTCTATGTGGAAGGCGAGTCGCTGCTGATGGGCATCAACGACGTGGCTGTTTCGAGCGGCTCGGCCTGCACCTCGGCGACGCTCGAACCCAGCTATGTGTTGAAGGCCCTTGGCCTTGGCGACGACGTAGCGCACAGTTCCATCCGTTTCGGCCTGGGCCGCTTCAACACAGAAGCAGAAGTCGACTACGTCGCGGCCAAGGTGATCGATATCGTGAAGCATCTTCGCGAACTCTCACCGCTCTACGAGATGGTGAAGGACGGCATCGACCTGACCAAGATCGAGTGGCAGGCGCACTAA
- the hscB gene encoding Fe-S protein assembly co-chaperone HscB translates to MLKVIDSAVPVECWSCSVAHNEVTLFCPNCRKIQPPQQGTYFSIFGVAPHLNLDLTALEDSFHRLSRRLHPDRFARATDPEKEWSLADTALLNDAYRTLKDSVRRTEYLLKLHGAEIGEEHAGKNRRPNEMGASRAPADLLEEVFDLNMQLEEMRMAKASGEEDPALKQSLTEAKTKFEGLLNAVDDDLRGEWTAWDNGDDEARHTAQNKMVALLDRRRYLSNLVREVNETLGS, encoded by the coding sequence ATGTTGAAGGTTATCGATTCTGCAGTTCCGGTTGAGTGTTGGTCCTGTTCGGTCGCGCACAACGAAGTAACACTGTTCTGTCCCAACTGCCGCAAGATCCAGCCGCCGCAGCAGGGCACCTATTTCTCCATCTTCGGCGTAGCGCCCCACCTCAATCTCGATCTCACCGCACTCGAAGACAGCTTCCACCGCCTCAGCAGGCGCCTGCACCCCGACCGCTTCGCGCGGGCCACGGACCCCGAGAAGGAGTGGAGCCTGGCCGATACGGCATTGCTCAACGACGCCTATCGCACGTTGAAGGATTCCGTCCGCCGCACCGAGTATCTGCTCAAGTTGCACGGCGCCGAGATCGGCGAAGAGCACGCCGGCAAGAATCGCCGCCCCAATGAAATGGGCGCATCGCGCGCGCCCGCCGACTTGCTCGAAGAGGTCTTCGATCTCAACATGCAGCTTGAAGAGATGCGCATGGCCAAGGCGTCAGGCGAAGAGGATCCCGCCCTCAAGCAAAGCCTCACCGAGGCTAAGACGAAGTTCGAAGGCCTGCTCAACGCGGTCGACGACGATCTGCGCGGCGAGTGGACTGCCTGGGACAACGGCGACGACGAGGCTCGGCACACCGCACAAAACAAGATGGTGGCTCTGCTTGATCGCAGGCGCTACCTCAGCAACCTGGTCCGCGAAGTCAACGAGACCCTTGGGAGTTAG
- a CDS encoding RrF2 family transcriptional regulator, producing the protein MLKLTKKADYGLMALKYLAEHPEAPAQSAKDIADAYGIPAQLLAKILQRLTKTGLLRSHAGMNGGYALSRDARQISAFEVIHAIDGPFFITSCTKGAHGCDLTPSCTIKEPLARVNETIAGVLKSISIYDLAEHEPNTPPAHAGPPAQALVTITT; encoded by the coding sequence ATGCTGAAGCTCACAAAAAAAGCGGACTACGGGCTGATGGCGCTGAAGTATCTCGCCGAGCACCCGGAGGCCCCTGCCCAGAGCGCCAAGGATATCGCCGATGCGTACGGGATTCCGGCGCAGCTGCTCGCGAAGATCCTGCAGCGGCTCACCAAGACAGGCCTGCTCCGGTCCCATGCCGGCATGAACGGTGGCTATGCGCTTTCGCGAGATGCTCGCCAGATCTCAGCATTTGAAGTGATTCACGCTATCGACGGACCGTTTTTTATTACTTCGTGTACCAAAGGGGCTCACGGCTGCGACCTCACCCCCAGTTGCACCATCAAAGAACCGCTCGCGCGTGTGAACGAGACCATTGCGGGCGTGCTGAAGAGCATTAGCATTTACGACCTGGCGGAGCATGAGCCCAATACTCCCCCGGCCCATGCCGGTCCACCGGCTCAGGCGCTGGTCACCATCACTACCTAG
- a CDS encoding carboxylesterase family protein gives MTLLGVQPGMYGQEFRSSKGTSDVKMLLSAIVLMAVSSMGAAASTTTKVEQGQLQGTHEDSLTVFRGVPFAAPPVGDLRWRAPQLAAKWQGVRPADKFAPQCVQNLGNGPDKPSATSEDCLYLNVWTPAKSAHERIPVLVWIYGGGFNGGATWIPTYSGEVLARKGVVLVSIAYRVGPLGFLAHPELSAESPQHVSGNYGLLDMIAALQWIKTNIAAFGGDPKKVTIFGESAGGIAVSQLCASPLAKGLFEGAISESGGSFGPPRRAGGPGENMRLLADAERDGASLARDAGAHSIAELRSLPPQKIMAAQRGLAWPIVDGWVIPADQYTLYQKKQFNDIPVLIGYNSDEGASFSRDRTPREYVEGVHQRYDSFAERLLKAYPASGTTVPKTARDLSRDAAFGWHTWIWARLQSQLGSGKVYYYYFDQHPQAPADSPRPDLGAPHGREVAYVFGHLNDLQHEQPTAADHIISDAMATYWTNFAKYGNPNGKGMPQWPAFSDQNPHLMYFAGTPHTGPVPTPDGLNALDAYFAWRRSPEGVRDSAIEDAKPAATNVMGAKYPRVLPDHSVVFQLKAPSAASVDVDITGKKFPMTKDSDGVWSVTTEPLVEGFHYYALDVDGIRVNDPGSHAFFGTGKDASGIEVPEDGVDYYLSQQVPHGDVRIRMYHSSITGQWRRCFIYTPPDYDSNATARYPVLYLQHGMGEDETGWIFQGHANLILDNLIAAKEAVPMIIVMDNGYASRPAGPFAPPSARPDVTSFQDVMIKEVIPMIDSTFRTIADRDHRAMAGLSMGANQALHIATQNLDTFAYMAGFSGTMNGLSTDALDPETAFSGVFKDGAAFNQKVKLLWIGMGTQEPNPFPGAIGSFRAMLDKAGVKYVYFSSPGTAHEWVTWRRDLNDFAPRLFR, from the coding sequence TTGACCTTGCTGGGCGTTCAGCCGGGCATGTATGGTCAGGAGTTCCGTTCATCGAAAGGGACCTCCGACGTGAAAATGCTGCTTTCCGCAATTGTCCTCATGGCTGTTTCTTCGATGGGTGCGGCTGCTTCGACCACAACGAAAGTCGAACAGGGCCAATTGCAGGGCACGCACGAAGACTCGCTCACAGTGTTCAGAGGTGTCCCGTTCGCCGCGCCCCCTGTCGGCGATCTGCGCTGGCGCGCTCCGCAGCTGGCGGCCAAGTGGCAGGGCGTTCGCCCGGCGGACAAGTTCGCGCCGCAGTGTGTGCAGAACCTCGGCAACGGCCCGGACAAGCCTTCGGCTACGAGCGAAGACTGCCTTTATCTCAATGTGTGGACGCCGGCAAAGTCGGCTCATGAGCGCATTCCCGTGCTGGTCTGGATCTACGGCGGCGGTTTCAATGGCGGCGCGACGTGGATTCCGACGTATAGCGGCGAGGTCTTGGCGCGCAAAGGCGTCGTGCTGGTCAGTATTGCGTACCGCGTGGGACCGCTCGGCTTCCTCGCGCATCCGGAGCTGAGTGCGGAGTCGCCGCAGCATGTCTCCGGCAACTACGGATTGCTCGACATGATCGCAGCTCTCCAGTGGATCAAAACGAACATCGCCGCATTCGGGGGCGATCCCAAAAAGGTCACCATCTTCGGTGAATCTGCAGGTGGGATTGCTGTTAGCCAACTTTGCGCATCTCCGCTGGCCAAAGGATTATTCGAGGGCGCGATCTCGGAAAGCGGCGGCTCGTTCGGTCCTCCGCGCCGGGCTGGTGGCCCCGGCGAGAACATGCGTCTTCTTGCGGATGCAGAACGTGACGGGGCATCGCTAGCGCGGGATGCAGGCGCCCATTCGATCGCAGAGCTGCGCAGCCTGCCGCCGCAAAAAATCATGGCTGCCCAGCGCGGCCTCGCGTGGCCCATCGTCGACGGCTGGGTCATTCCGGCCGACCAGTACACGCTCTACCAGAAGAAGCAGTTCAACGATATTCCGGTGCTGATAGGTTACAACTCGGATGAAGGTGCATCGTTCTCTCGTGATCGCACCCCGCGCGAATACGTCGAAGGCGTGCATCAGCGTTACGACAGCTTCGCTGAGAGGCTACTGAAGGCGTACCCGGCAAGCGGGACGACTGTTCCCAAAACGGCGCGCGACCTCAGCCGCGATGCAGCCTTCGGATGGCATACGTGGATCTGGGCGCGCCTGCAATCGCAGTTGGGCTCCGGCAAGGTTTACTACTACTACTTCGACCAGCATCCGCAGGCACCGGCCGATTCGCCACGGCCTGATCTCGGCGCGCCGCATGGCCGCGAGGTCGCTTACGTGTTCGGCCATCTGAACGATCTTCAGCACGAGCAGCCTACGGCCGCCGACCACATCATCTCCGACGCCATGGCCACCTACTGGACGAACTTCGCCAAGTACGGCAATCCCAACGGAAAGGGCATGCCGCAGTGGCCCGCATTCAGCGATCAGAATCCCCATCTCATGTACTTTGCCGGCACGCCGCACACCGGTCCGGTACCCACGCCTGACGGCCTGAACGCGCTCGACGCATACTTCGCATGGCGCCGCTCACCGGAGGGCGTGCGCGATTCGGCAATCGAGGATGCAAAACCCGCCGCTACAAACGTGATGGGCGCGAAGTATCCGCGTGTTCTGCCGGACCACAGTGTTGTGTTCCAACTTAAAGCGCCGTCAGCGGCGTCTGTGGATGTAGACATCACGGGCAAGAAGTTCCCGATGACCAAGGACAGCGACGGCGTCTGGAGTGTGACCACAGAACCGTTGGTAGAAGGCTTCCATTACTACGCTCTCGACGTGGATGGCATCCGCGTCAACGATCCCGGCAGCCATGCGTTCTTCGGCACCGGCAAAGACGCGAGCGGAATCGAAGTGCCCGAAGATGGCGTGGATTACTACCTGTCCCAGCAAGTGCCGCACGGCGATGTCCGCATCCGCATGTACCACTCCAGCATCACCGGCCAGTGGCGCCGCTGCTTCATCTACACGCCACCGGATTATGACTCCAACGCCACGGCGCGTTACCCGGTTCTCTATCTCCAGCACGGGATGGGCGAGGACGAGACCGGATGGATCTTCCAAGGTCACGCTAACCTGATTCTCGATAACCTGATCGCCGCGAAAGAAGCCGTACCCATGATCATCGTCATGGACAACGGGTATGCATCGCGGCCGGCCGGTCCCTTCGCTCCTCCCAGCGCGAGACCGGACGTCACCAGCTTCCAGGACGTGATGATCAAGGAAGTCATTCCCATGATCGATTCCACCTTTCGGACCATTGCGGATCGCGATCACCGGGCGATGGCCGGACTTTCCATGGGCGCCAACCAGGCCCTCCACATTGCCACACAGAACCTCGACACATTCGCCTACATGGCCGGATTCAGCGGCACCATGAACGGACTCAGCACCGATGCGCTCGATCCTGAAACAGCATTTAGCGGCGTATTTAAAGACGGCGCCGCATTCAATCAGAAGGTGAAGCTACTCTGGATCGGCATGGGCACACAGGAGCCCAACCCATTCCCCGGAGCCATCGGCTCGTTCCGCGCGATGCTCGACAAAGCCGGGGTGAAATACGTGTACTTCTCCTCGCCCGGTACTGCGCACGAATGGGTCACCTGGCGGCGCGATCTCAACGATTTCGCGCCAAGGCTATTCCGCTGA
- a CDS encoding CDP-alcohol phosphatidyltransferase family protein, giving the protein MPNLLTIGRICLAPFLVSAVLEGKFLFGFVLFVVAGITDALDGALARILKQRTVLGQYLDPVADKLLISTLFLVLTHMNLMPVRITVLVFGRDLGILVVAAILYTAVGRRDFKPSGFGKANTLAQITAVAAVLLFQTDHSAWVRWLRTIALDATIVLTIASGLHYAWLVTRRISPHGAINTTNNGPTS; this is encoded by the coding sequence ATGCCGAATCTGCTTACCATCGGGCGCATTTGCCTTGCCCCGTTTCTTGTTTCGGCAGTCCTCGAAGGCAAATTTCTGTTCGGCTTCGTGTTGTTTGTGGTGGCTGGCATTACAGATGCACTGGACGGCGCCCTGGCCAGAATCTTGAAGCAGCGGACAGTGCTTGGCCAATACCTCGATCCCGTCGCGGACAAGCTGCTGATTAGTACTCTGTTTCTGGTGCTGACGCATATGAATCTGATGCCGGTGCGGATCACGGTTCTGGTCTTCGGCCGAGATCTCGGCATACTGGTGGTCGCAGCCATCCTATACACGGCGGTCGGCCGGCGCGACTTCAAGCCCAGCGGCTTCGGAAAAGCCAACACTCTGGCCCAGATTACAGCCGTGGCCGCCGTCCTGCTCTTTCAAACGGACCATTCCGCCTGGGTCAGATGGCTCCGCACCATCGCCCTCGATGCAACAATAGTCCTTACGATTGCTTCGGGGCTCCACTACGCATGGCTGGTCACTCGGCGCATCAGTCCGCATGGGGCCATCAACACCACGAACAACGGCCCGACCTCATAA